The Setaria viridis chromosome 6, Setaria_viridis_v4.0, whole genome shotgun sequence genome includes the window CGACGAGGCCCAAGGGCATTCAAACTTGTAGGGACAGAGCGTCCGCGGCTGCCTCCCGGAGCCCTGGCTCGCCTCGCCTTCTCCGTCGCCGCGCCCACCACCAAACACAAGGAATTCCGATGAGATTTCCGGCTCGCTACGCTTGGcttgccgctgctgccgctgccggcggcggcggcgcggagctcgCTGTTGCTAGCCCGACCAAAACCCACTTCCTCCCCACGCGGCGCcacagcagcgccgccgccgccaccaccgagCCTCCGCAGATGGCGCCCACCGCCGACGGCCCCACCCCGCCGGGGACGTCGCCGTGGGTCATCCTCGGCAGCATCCCGCGCGTCGCGCCGCCGGGCGGCGTCGGGGCCGACGACGAGGCCGGCGCCGACGTGTCGCTGGCGCTCGCGGCGCCCCCGCGCGTGTCGCGCCTGGCCGTCTCCGAGCACGTGTTCCCGGACCGCCCCACGCCGCAGAGCTTCCCGTTCGTGCTCGCCGCGGACCGCTCGGGGCTGCTCCTCCTCTCGGCCATCCTCTCCACCCCGCCGCGGCGCGTCGTGATCGACCGCCCGGGCCACCAGTCGGTCCACTGGGAGGACACCGACCCGCGCTACTACGTCCTCGACGCCGCCACGGGCGCCGCGTCCCGCCTCCCGGACCCCGCCCCGCAGGAGACCATCGAGCACCAGGCGCTCGTTGGCCTCGTCGcctgccccggcgccgccggcggcggcggaggcttcATGGTCGCCGAGCTCCTCCCGCTCATCGGGAGCGACAAGGCCCACCTCCGCTGCTACTCCTCCGACGTCGGCGAGTGGGTCGACAAGCGCGTGCGTTACCCGCTCCCGCCGCGGCCCCTGGCGCCGATCTGCACGATCTCCCACCAGGGCAAGCTCTGGTGGGCCGACTACTCCTGGGGCATCATCACCGCCGACCCCTTCGCCGACGACCCGGTGCTCCGCTTCGTGCCGCTCCCCCCGGGCTGCGTGCTCCAGTGCAGGGAGGCCTGGGGTGTGCTCGACGAGTTCCGCTATCTCGGGGTCAGCGCCGGCAGGCTACGCTTCGTCGACAcctaccgccgccgcggcgaccccACCAAGGTGACCGTCTGGACCCTGCCCGACGCCGACGCCAGGGAGTGGAAGCTGGAGCACGAGGCCACCTTCGCCGACATCTGGGCCGACGACTCCTACAAGGCGACTGGGCTCCCCAAGGAGCCCCCCGTGCTCGCGCTCATCCACCCCCACAACCCCGCCGTTGTCTACTTCTTCCTCGAGGGCCACCTCTTCGCCGTCGACGTGAGTGTCCGCAAGGTTGTCGACTGCGATCGCTACAATCTGGTGGCGCCTCCCCAATACTACCCCATCTCCAATCGGTTCATCCGCGCCTGGGAGCTGCCGCGTGCGATCTCATCAGGTACGTACCACAGTACCGTGCCTCATCTCATCTGTGGCTCTCTTGCCTCCAAAATATTATGTGATGTTCGTCGTGCAGACCTGTGTTCGCCTCTGCCGTGCGGCATTCACTAGGAATACTACTTACTCAAGTTCATAGCTTGATCATGGATTCATCATTTGTAAATGCTTCGTGTTCGTGGTTACAATTTACTCAAGTTCAGGATCAAGCTA containing:
- the LOC117860369 gene encoding uncharacterized protein, with translation MRFPARYAWLAAAAAAGGGGAELAVASPTKTHFLPTRRHSSAAAATTEPPQMAPTADGPTPPGTSPWVILGSIPRVAPPGGVGADDEAGADVSLALAAPPRVSRLAVSEHVFPDRPTPQSFPFVLAADRSGLLLLSAILSTPPRRVVIDRPGHQSVHWEDTDPRYYVLDAATGAASRLPDPAPQETIEHQALVGLVACPGAAGGGGGFMVAELLPLIGSDKAHLRCYSSDVGEWVDKRVRYPLPPRPLAPICTISHQGKLWWADYSWGIITADPFADDPVLRFVPLPPGCVLQCREAWGVLDEFRYLGVSAGRLRFVDTYRRRGDPTKVTVWTLPDADAREWKLEHEATFADIWADDSYKATGLPKEPPVLALIHPHNPAVVYFFLEGHLFAVDVSVRKVVDCDRYNLVAPPQYYPISNRFIRAWELPRAISSDPGNWSTDISSSQEPTEAPPTREVPSPGDYHLVGNTRQTFIG